Proteins found in one Pseudoxanthomonas sp. SL93 genomic segment:
- a CDS encoding YhgN family NAAT transporter: MTVLSAALLLFLILDPLGNIPVFLSVLKPLPPRRQRIVVIRELLIALAVLMGFLWGGKYALEMMHLRQESVAIAGGIVLFLIGVRMIFPRPEGLMGETPGGEPFIVPLAIPLVAGPSGMAAVMLMGSNDPSRLADWSLALMLAWGATAAILFSATVLYKWLGRSVLTALERLMGMLLVAISVQMVLDGIGTYLKLTPPNI; encoded by the coding sequence ATGACCGTCCTGTCGGCGGCGCTGCTGCTGTTCCTGATCCTGGATCCCCTGGGCAACATCCCGGTGTTCCTGAGCGTGCTGAAGCCGCTGCCCCCGCGCCGGCAGCGCATCGTGGTGATCCGCGAGCTGCTGATCGCGCTGGCCGTGCTGATGGGCTTCCTGTGGGGCGGCAAGTACGCGCTGGAAATGATGCACCTGCGGCAGGAGTCGGTGGCCATCGCGGGGGGCATCGTGCTGTTCCTGATCGGCGTGCGGATGATCTTCCCCCGGCCGGAAGGCCTCATGGGGGAGACCCCGGGCGGTGAGCCCTTCATCGTGCCGCTGGCCATCCCGCTGGTCGCCGGGCCGTCCGGCATGGCGGCCGTGATGCTGATGGGCAGCAATGACCCGTCCCGCCTGGCTGACTGGAGCCTGGCGCTGATGCTGGCCTGGGGCGCGACGGCGGCCATCCTGTTTTCGGCCACCGTCCTTTACAAGTGGCTGGGCCGCAGCGTGCTGACCGCCCTTGAGCGCCTGATGGGCATGCTTCTGGTCGCCATCTCGGTGCAAATGGTGCTGGATGGCATAGGCACCTACCTCAAGCTGACCCCTCCCAACATCTGA